In a genomic window of Terriglobia bacterium:
- a CDS encoding DUF6152 family protein → MSRTVFHWLAAGVGLLIAATPVLAQFHSMTAKFDPSKARTLNGIVTKLDWANPHVHILMDVSEGKTVTSWAVELEDTIDLERSGWTFNTLKPGDLVTVKGMTSRDGSPQIWGDSVVLTASGKRVLEMSAAAKAALVPTPNLPSRPAPRWPDGKPNLGPLPGEKGYWGKPSATSLMETGVNVQVDAGGLLRNIADADKVAPFQKWARDLYEYRQRNFLRDDPMFLDCKPPSAIREFQMPYGVQFLEEKDHGRIFLIEGGGNHVWHFIYTDGRPQTGDLRGNNDNPLYYGNARGTWQGDTLVVDSKSFNEQFWISNGGLPSTNQLHIVERFTRTDFNTLKYEVTIDDPGAYTRTWSAGWNLQWVPEDLPVFYCQDNRP, encoded by the coding sequence ATGTCGCGGACCGTATTTCATTGGTTGGCTGCCGGAGTGGGGTTGCTGATAGCGGCCACACCCGTACTGGCGCAATTCCACAGCATGACTGCAAAATTCGATCCAAGCAAAGCGAGGACGCTGAACGGGATTGTGACCAAGCTGGATTGGGCAAATCCGCACGTCCACATCCTCATGGACGTGTCCGAGGGAAAGACTGTCACAAGCTGGGCAGTCGAGTTGGAAGACACCATAGACCTCGAGAGGAGCGGTTGGACCTTCAACACGTTGAAGCCCGGTGACCTGGTTACCGTGAAAGGCATGACCTCCAGGGATGGGAGCCCGCAGATCTGGGGAGACTCGGTTGTTCTGACCGCCAGCGGCAAGCGAGTTCTGGAGATGTCGGCAGCCGCGAAGGCGGCATTGGTGCCGACGCCAAACCTGCCCAGCCGCCCGGCCCCGCGCTGGCCAGACGGCAAGCCCAACCTGGGTCCGCTCCCGGGCGAGAAGGGATACTGGGGAAAGCCCAGTGCCACGTCGTTGATGGAGACTGGCGTCAACGTCCAGGTGGATGCGGGCGGCCTCTTGCGCAACATCGCGGATGCGGACAAAGTGGCTCCCTTTCAGAAGTGGGCCAGAGACCTTTACGAATACCGGCAGCGCAATTTCCTGAGAGACGACCCGATGTTTCTGGATTGCAAACCGCCCAGCGCCATCCGCGAGTTTCAAATGCCTTACGGAGTTCAATTCCTCGAGGAAAAAGACCACGGGCGCATTTTCCTGATCGAGGGTGGTGGGAACCACGTCTGGCATTTCATTTACACGGATGGCCGCCCTCAAACAGGCGACCTGCGCGGTAATAACGACAATCCACTGTACTACGGCAATGCCAGAGGAACGTGGCAGGGAGATACATTGGTTGTCGATTCGAAGAGTTTCAACGAGCAGTTCTGGATCAGCAATGGCGGGCTGCCCAGTACCAATCAGCTTCACATCGTGGAACGCTTTACTCGTACCGATTTCAATACGTTGAAATATGAGGTCACGATCGACGATCCGGGCGCCTATACCAGAACATGGTCCGCCGGCTGGAACCTTCAGTGGGTTCCCGAAGACCTGCCGGTCTTCTATTGCCAGGACAACAGACCGTAA